In Mercurialis annua linkage group LG6, ddMerAnnu1.2, whole genome shotgun sequence, the following are encoded in one genomic region:
- the LOC126686770 gene encoding protein RESISTANCE TO PHYTOPHTHORA 1, chloroplastic encodes MNSLISSSFCNHGISKLALTNTIFGYRHSSCKNSNLSIKIRANANEVDTQITDESSQQELKPVEPITAPALDIEKDLKKAVQKTAATFAPRASTASRNPAVPGSTLYTVFEVQGYVSMLVGGALSFNLIFPSNEPDLWRLMGMWSIWMFTIPSLRARDCSKNEKEALNYLFLLVPLLNVTIPFFLKSFAVVWSADTVAFFAMYAWKMGWLQKTE; translated from the exons ATGAACTCACTAATCTCATCCTCTTTTTGTAATCATGGCATTTCAAAATTAGCATTAACAAACACAATCTTCGGATACAGACACAGTTCATGCAAAAACTCAAATTTATCTATCAAAATAAGAGCCAATGCAAATGAAGTAGATACACAGATAACAGACGAATCATCACAACAAGAACTAAAACCAGTAGAACCAATTACTGCCCCTGCACTTGACATCGAAAAAGACCTCAAAAAG GCTGTTCAAAAAACTGCAGCAACTTTTGCGCCGAGGGCTTCTACAGCTTCCAGAAATCCTGCAGTACCAGGGTCGACGTTGTACACAGTTTTCGAGGTTCAGGGCTATGTCTCAATGTTGGTAGGCGGGGCTCTTTCTTTCAATCTCATTTTTCCATCAAATGAGCCTGATTTATGGAGATTAATGGGGATGTGGTCAATCTGGATGTTCA CAATTCCATCGTTGCGAGCTAGAGACTGCTCCAAGAATGAGAAAGAGGCGCTTAACTATCTGTTTCTTCTCGTTCCTCTGCTAAATGTTACAATTCCATTCTTTTTGAAGTCCTTTGCGGTTGTATGGTCTGCAGATACTGTAGCATTCTTTGCAATGTATGCATGGAAG ATGGGATGGCTACAGAAAACAGAGTAG
- the LOC126686769 gene encoding transcription termination factor MTERF4, chloroplastic, protein MKIGSYAGITRPAFLLVHPDLPILIYGKPQLKPMVPLGISGHYARRMGLITKIGCSVAERTFTSTSRDSSKPKTRDVRGGRKQGGSSPRYMSPTLRDMKNEKIANRARVYEFLRSIGIVPDELDGLELPVTAEVMRERVDFLHHLGLTVEDINNYPLVLGCSVKKNMVPVLDYLGKLGVRKSSFSEFIRRYPQVLHASVVVDIAPVVKYLQGMDIKPNDIPVVLEKYPEVLGFKLEGTMSTAVAYLVGIGVARREIGIMLTKYPEILGMRVGRVVKPFVEYLESLGIPRLAVARLIEKRPHILGFGLQDRVIPNIECLLNCNVRRASLPSVVAQYPEIIGIDLEPKLISQQSLLHSIIELGSEEFSRVFEKMPQIVSLGKTAIVKHVDFLKDCGFSLQQVREIVQGCPQVLALNIDIMKLSFDYFKMEMGRPLDDLVTFPAFFTYGLESTIKPRHKMIAKKGLKCSLSWLLNCSDEKFEQRMDYETIDMEEMEMPSFDMNTLMEPRSDDESDSDYEDYSEDEEV, encoded by the coding sequence ATGAAGATTGGAAGCTATGCTGGAATTACCCGACCTGCTTTTTTACTTGTACATCCAGATTTACCCATTCTTATATACGGTAAGCCACAGTTGAAACCTATGGTGCCTCTTGGAATTTCCGGGCACTATGCGAGGAGGATGGGATTGATTACGAAGATTGGATGTTCGGTTGCTGAAAGAACATTCACATCCACTTCTAGAGATTCATCTAAGCCCAAAACGAGGGATGTTCGTGGGGGTCGGAAGCAAGGAGGTTCGTCACCCCGGTATATGAGTCCCACTTTACGAGATATGAAGAATGAGAAGATAGCGAATCGCGCCAGGGTTTATGAGTTTCTAAGGAGTATTGGCATTGTCCCTGATGAGCTTGATGGTTTGGAACTGCCTGTCACGGCTGAGGTTATGAGAGAACGTGTCGATTTTCTCCACCACTTGGGTCTTACAGTTGAAGACATTAATAACTATCCTCTTGTTCTTGGCTGCAGTGTGAAAAAGAACATGGTTCCTGTTCTTGACTATCTGGGCAAATTGGGTGTTAGGAAATCATCTTTCAGTGAGTTTATTCGAAGATACCCGCAAGTTCTTCACGCTAGCGTTGTTGTAGATATTGCTCCAGTGGTCAAGTACCTTCAAGGGATGGATATCAAGCCAAATGACATTCCTGTGGTCCTTGAGAAATACCCAGAAGTATTGGGGTTCAAACTTGAAGGGACCATGAGCACGGCGGTCGCTTATTTGGTTGGAATTGGGGTGGCAAGGAGAGAAATTGGGATTATGCTAACTAAATATCCAGAGATTCTGGGTATGCGAGTAGGACGGGTTGTCAAGCCTTTTGTTGAGTATCTCGAAAGTTTGGGCATCCCGAGATTAGCTGTAGCTAGACTTATAGAGAAGCGGCCACACATTCTTGGGTTTGGATTACAGGACAGAGTCATACCAAATATCGAATGTCTTCTGAACTGCAATGTAAGAAGAGCATCACTTCCTTCTGTTGTAGCACAATATCCTGAGATTATAGGAATTGACCTAGAGCCAAAGCTTATTAGCCAACAGAGTTTGCTTCATTCAATTATTGAGTTGGGTTCTGAGGAGTTTAGCAGAGTTTTTGAAAAGATGCCGCAGATTGTTAGTCTTGGTAAAACAGCTATTGTGAAGCATGTGGACTTCTTGAAGGATTGTGGGTTTTCCTTGCAACAAGTGAGGGAGATTGTTCAGGGATGTCCTCAGGTGCTTGCTCTGAACATTGACATTATGAAACTTAGCTTTGATTACTTCAAAATGGAGATGGGAAGACCTTTGGATGATTTGGTTACATTTCCAGCGTTCTTTACATATGGTCTTGAGTCTACTATAAAGCCGAGACATAAAATGATTGCAAAGAAGGGGTTGAAATGTTCACTTTCATGGCTTCTTAATTGTTCTGATGAGAAGTTTGAGCAAAGAATGGATTATGAGACCATTGACATGGAGGAAATGGAAATGCCATCATTTGACATGAATACTCTCATGGAACCAAGGAGCGATGATGAGTCTGATTCTGACTATGAAGATTACAGTGAAGATGAGGAAGTATAG